The following proteins are co-located in the Imtechella halotolerans genome:
- a CDS encoding HD family phosphohydrolase translates to MKNFWHKLYSSQSTIYKVVLYVTAVAFIVYFFPKGGKFKYEFQKGKPWQYETLYAPFEFALKKSPAQLQEEEARLATEVETYYKRDVSVINQVTEAYQKRFSHYFVDSIPKDSLDRLYLQGLDFIAFLYNKGVWLNDIQSNDRISVIGSNNEVVDFPIDSLVNLHTIEVTTNQYFSEFLDDSYKKAYAELFFEITLPNITKDQAFTQKALEERKKSIVLTRGFVERGQLIIAKGEVVEGNRLAMLDSLQEEFESVVWNANNYYWVLAGYTLLVALALFMLLLYLHKYRSFIYQNNTKVTLVFFNIVFMVFLTTLVVQYNADYVFVVPLCLLPLILKAFFDARTGLFTHVLTILLLGFVVPNSFQFIFLQIIAGIVTILTVSELYKRVNLFISVGQITAVYIVSFVAFHIVYEGTVSTLDYYVLGLFILNGLATLFAQPLIYIYEKVFGLVSDVSLLELSDTNSKIMKELAEKAPGTFHHSLQVANLAEAAANEIGANAMLVRVGALYHDIGKMENPMYFTENQKTSVNPHDEMDAYNSAQLIIKHVIDGIELARKYKLPDRIIDFIRTHHGTTYVYYFYKKQLESGDDFSEEDFRYPGPIPFSKETAILMIADSVEAASKSLKNPTYGMIEEFVERIVAKQIDEHQFENADITFREIQSVKKILVQKLTNIYHLRVEYPE, encoded by the coding sequence ATGAAAAATTTTTGGCACAAACTTTATTCAAGTCAATCTACTATTTATAAAGTTGTTCTCTATGTTACGGCAGTAGCTTTTATTGTTTATTTTTTTCCAAAAGGAGGGAAATTCAAGTATGAATTTCAAAAGGGAAAGCCGTGGCAATACGAGACTTTGTATGCGCCATTTGAATTTGCCTTAAAAAAATCTCCAGCGCAGTTACAAGAAGAGGAAGCACGCCTTGCTACGGAAGTGGAAACGTATTATAAGAGGGATGTATCTGTTATTAATCAAGTGACAGAAGCTTATCAAAAGAGATTCTCTCATTATTTTGTTGATAGTATCCCTAAAGACAGTCTAGACAGGCTTTATTTACAAGGGCTCGATTTTATTGCATTTCTATATAACAAAGGGGTTTGGTTGAATGATATTCAATCTAATGATCGTATTTCCGTTATAGGTAGTAATAATGAAGTGGTTGATTTCCCTATAGACAGTTTGGTTAATTTACATACGATAGAAGTTACTACCAACCAATATTTTTCTGAATTCCTGGATGATTCCTACAAGAAAGCTTATGCTGAATTGTTTTTTGAAATAACCTTGCCAAACATTACAAAAGACCAAGCATTTACCCAAAAAGCATTAGAGGAGCGCAAGAAAAGTATTGTACTTACACGTGGATTTGTTGAAAGAGGTCAGCTTATTATTGCCAAAGGTGAGGTCGTTGAAGGCAATCGACTTGCTATGTTAGATTCCCTCCAGGAGGAGTTTGAATCTGTTGTATGGAATGCCAATAATTATTACTGGGTATTGGCCGGATACACCCTCTTAGTGGCTCTTGCTTTGTTTATGTTACTATTATACCTTCACAAATACAGAAGCTTCATTTATCAGAATAATACCAAAGTGACCTTGGTATTCTTCAATATTGTATTTATGGTTTTTTTAACCACTCTTGTTGTACAGTATAATGCAGATTATGTATTTGTGGTCCCTCTATGTTTATTACCATTGATATTAAAGGCCTTTTTTGATGCTCGTACTGGTTTGTTTACCCATGTGTTAACCATTCTTCTGCTTGGATTTGTGGTGCCAAATAGTTTTCAATTTATTTTCTTGCAAATTATTGCTGGTATTGTAACTATTCTTACTGTTTCAGAATTGTATAAAAGAGTTAACTTATTCATATCTGTTGGTCAGATTACAGCCGTGTATATAGTGTCATTTGTTGCGTTCCATATTGTGTATGAAGGAACTGTTAGCACCTTAGATTATTATGTGCTGGGTTTATTCATCCTTAATGGATTGGCTACCTTATTTGCTCAACCGCTTATTTATATTTATGAAAAGGTATTCGGGTTAGTTTCTGATGTTTCTTTATTAGAATTATCCGATACCAATTCCAAAATTATGAAAGAGCTGGCTGAAAAGGCTCCTGGAACCTTCCATCACTCTTTGCAGGTAGCTAACTTGGCTGAGGCAGCAGCCAATGAAATAGGAGCAAATGCTATGCTCGTTAGGGTAGGAGCCCTTTATCATGATATAGGGAAAATGGAAAACCCCATGTACTTTACAGAAAATCAAAAAACGTCTGTAAACCCGCATGATGAGATGGATGCATATAATAGTGCTCAGTTAATAATCAAACATGTCATAGACGGTATTGAGCTGGCGCGAAAGTATAAATTACCGGATCGCATTATTGATTTTATTCGTACACATCATGGTACTACGTATGTGTATTATTTTTATAAGAAACAATTAGAAAGCGGAGATGACTTTTCAGAAGAAGATTTTAGGTATCCTGGTCCAATCCCTTTCTCAAAGGAAACGGCTATCTTAATGATTGCAGATTCGGTAGAGGCTGCCTCAAAGAGTTTAAAAAACCCCACATACGGTATGATAGAAGAGTTTGTGGAAAGGATTGTAGCCAAGCAAATTGATGAACATCAATTCGAAAATGCGGATATTACATTTAGAGAAATACAGTCCGTAAAGAAGATTTTAGTTCAAAAACTAACAAATATCTATCATTTACGAGTAGAGTATCCAGAGTAA
- a CDS encoding acetyl-CoA C-acyltransferase: MNKEVVIVSVARTPIGSFLGSLSSIPAPQLGAVAIKGALAKINLDPSLVDEVLMGNVVQAGEGQAPARQAAIYAGLPDTVPCTTVNKVCASGMKAIMQGAQAIALGDAEIVVAGGMENMSLIPHYIHMRNGVKFGPTSLEDGLQKDGLTDAYDKNAMGVCADACATEYNFSREDQDAFAVQSYKRSAKAWSEGRFDNEIVPVEVPQRRGEPVLFKEDEEFKNVVLDKIPSLRPAFTKEGTVTAANASTINDGAAAVVLMSREKATALGLAPLAVIRGYADAAQEPQWFTTAPAKALPKALAKANISISDVDYFEFNEAFSVVGLANMKILGLTDEKVNVHGGAVSLGHPLGCSGARIIVTLLSVLTHNNGKIGAAAICNGGGGASAMVIEKL; the protein is encoded by the coding sequence ATGAATAAAGAAGTAGTTATCGTATCAGTTGCAAGGACACCTATTGGAAGCTTTTTAGGAAGCCTTTCAAGTATTCCTGCGCCTCAATTAGGAGCTGTAGCTATCAAAGGTGCTTTAGCAAAAATAAACCTTGACCCTTCACTTGTAGATGAAGTTCTCATGGGAAATGTAGTACAGGCAGGGGAAGGACAAGCTCCAGCTCGTCAAGCCGCTATTTATGCTGGACTACCAGATACAGTACCTTGTACGACGGTTAATAAAGTATGCGCCAGTGGTATGAAAGCCATTATGCAAGGTGCCCAAGCAATCGCTCTTGGGGATGCCGAAATAGTTGTAGCCGGAGGAATGGAAAATATGAGCCTTATACCTCACTATATACATATGCGTAATGGTGTGAAATTTGGTCCCACATCACTTGAAGACGGCCTACAAAAAGACGGACTTACAGATGCTTATGACAAAAATGCCATGGGTGTATGTGCGGATGCTTGTGCCACTGAATACAATTTCTCAAGAGAAGATCAGGATGCCTTTGCCGTTCAATCCTATAAGCGTTCCGCTAAAGCCTGGAGTGAAGGCAGGTTCGACAATGAAATAGTTCCTGTTGAAGTTCCTCAACGTCGTGGTGAACCTGTTCTTTTCAAAGAAGATGAAGAATTTAAAAATGTAGTGCTTGACAAAATACCTTCATTAAGACCTGCTTTTACCAAGGAAGGGACAGTTACAGCCGCAAATGCATCTACCATTAATGATGGTGCCGCAGCAGTAGTTTTAATGAGTCGAGAAAAAGCCACGGCATTAGGTCTTGCCCCACTTGCTGTAATTCGAGGCTATGCCGATGCAGCTCAAGAGCCTCAATGGTTTACAACTGCACCAGCAAAAGCATTGCCTAAAGCATTAGCCAAAGCAAATATCTCCATCAGTGATGTTGATTATTTTGAATTTAATGAAGCTTTCTCTGTTGTTGGACTTGCCAATATGAAAATCCTAGGACTCACAGATGAAAAGGTGAATGTGCACGGTGGAGCTGTTTCATTAGGGCACCCACTCGGATGTTCTGGTGCACGCATTATTGTAACATTACTTAGTGTGTTAACACATAATAACGGAAAAATTGGAGCAGCGGCCATTTGCAATGGTGGTGGAGGTGCTTCAGCAATGGTCATAGAAAAATTATAA